In Henningerozyma blattae CBS 6284 chromosome 7, complete genome, a single genomic region encodes these proteins:
- the STH1 gene encoding RSC chromatin remodeling complex ATPase subunit STH1 (similar to Saccharomyces cerevisiae STH1 (YIL126W); ancestral locus Anc_2.235), with the protein MLNETLDTVATTSLANDVTPKQVEPPIVEEKIPIIEIPKPTSTEQLEQLLYRYRAILNFPKENQVEIKAIEAVFHKISRDQDEYNEKLLSLRNEKKNDMKYEGTLLENQLLALQLLEKDMDVPAALLNSLDLEDEIIEEKPNHIVKSIKVSLDFDENIKSFGLDGKFTNAPPTILSTPEIEDGISKRIAQRINDLERLPANLGTYSLEDSLEFLTKDDIPSRIDYLKLKALIELKSIKILTKQKQLRQKLITNITSQAHHLVPYQRDSPYTMAAQRSVQVRPKVIVPQTVRLAEELERQQLFQKRKRERNLHLKKVTAIIENVQERQNEFWSRRDRCSQFGKIMHSVHSQIEKDEQKRVERTAKQRLAALKSNDEEAYLKLLDQTKDTRITQLLKQTNTFLDSLAQAVRVQQNEAKLLKGEEITPITDEEREKIDYYEVAHQVKEKIEKQPSILVGGTLKEYQLRGLEWMVSLYNNSLNGILADEMGLGKTIQSISLITHLFEVKKDPGPFLVIVPLSTITNWTLEFEKWAPSLRTIIYKGTPNQRRSLQPHIRTGDFDVLLTTYEYIIKDRALLAKHDWAHMIIDEGHRMKNAQSKLSYTITHYYRTRNRLILTGTPLQNNLPELWALLNFVLPKIFNSAKTFDEWFNTPFANTGGQEKLELTEEETLLIIRRLHKVLRPFLLRRLKKEVEKDLPDKVEKVIKCKLSGLQQQLYEQMLKHNALFVGAGTEGATKGGIKGLNNKIMQLRKICNHPFVFDEVESVINPSKTNNNLLFRVSGKFELLDRVLPKLKASGHRVLMFFQMTQVMDIMEDFLRMKQLQYMRLDGSTKAEERTEMLNDFNAPNSEYFCFLLSTRAGGLGLNLQTADTVIIFDTDWNPHQDLQAQDRAHRIGQKNEVRILRLITTDSVEEVILERAMQKLDIDGKVIQAGKFDNKSTADEQEAFLRRLLENDSNRDDDDKAEMDDEELNEVLARGDDEKVLFDKMDKERIDKEILEAKKLGLKERMPRLIELDELPSVFKENIEDHLVQEPVAIGRIRERKRVYYDDGLTEDQFLRAVEDENHTLEEAIARKRQRRNRQNGGENGEIGTLENTPVPEGEDEDEEDEEAQEEEEEEEEEEEEEEYVEVENRTPEKKRRGRRKGKATASSNSSNGDGSDEQLKNDIVKLKVNINMKMNMSDSNSHSHGSTTNEEVNDMDENESISSTNGQGDAEAETEGAIVEENKKTKPKFKVKLTLKKHTAAPAQDSKGNDNDNTTTTTTATTTDTATTTTTTTTATTAPVVKKAKRGRPKRKLEPKLEEVENATTTTTTTTEQPALKKSRKNRGMTKKNDVQIAEEELKNECVELLNSMGEVVDEEDQHECIGIFMKLPSKKEYPDYYKIIKTPVSIDLLKKKARKNEYKSLKELQDDLQVMYDNARFYNEEGSWVYNDANRLQAFTDKWFQNRNDLKHS; encoded by the coding sequence atgctAAACGAAACATTGGATACGGTTGCCACCACTTCATTGGCCAATGATGTAACTCCAAAACAAGTAGAGCCACCAATCGTGGAAGAAAAGATCCCCATCATTGAAATACCCAAGCCAACATCAACAGAACAATTAGAACAACTTTTATACCGTTACCGTGCAATTCttaattttccaaaagaGAATCAAGTTGAAATAAAAGCTATTGAAGCTGTATTTCATAAGATATCAAGGGATCAAGATGAATATAAtgagaaattattatctttaagAAACgagaagaaaaatgatATGAAATATGAAGGAACATTATTGGAAAATCAACTTCTAGCTTTACAATTACTAGAAAAGGATATGGATGTTCCGGCTGCATTATTAAACTCATTGGATTTggaagatgaaattataGAAGAAAAACCAAATCACATAGTTAAATCTATTAAAGTTTCTCTTgattttgatgaaaatatcaaatcTTTTGGATTAGATGGCAAATTCACAAATGCTCCACCCACTATTTTATCAACCCcagaaattgaagatggtatttcaaaaagaatCGCACAAAGAATCAACGATTTAGAAAGATTACCTGCAAATTTAGGTACTTATTCTCTAGAGGATTCTTTGGAATTTCTAACTAAAGATGACATTCCTTCAagaattgattatttaaaattaaaggcattaatagaattaaaaagtattaaaattttaactaaacaaaaacaattaagACAAAAATTAATCACAAATATTACTAGTCAGGCTCATCACCTTGTTCCATACCAACGTGATTCTCCTTATACAATGGCGGCTCAAAGATCTGTTCAAGTACGACCAAAAGTAATTGTTCCTCAAACAGTTCGTTTGGcagaagaattagaaagaCAACAACTTTTCCAAAAACGTAAGAGAGAAAGAAATTTACATTTGAAGAAAGTTACTGccattattgaaaatgttCAAGAAAGACAAAATGAATTTTGGTCACGCCGTGATCGTTGTTCTCAGTTTGGTAAGATTATGCATAGTGTCCATTctcaaattgaaaaagatgaaCAAAAACGTGTCGAAAGAACTGCTAAGCAACGTTTAGCTGCTTTGAAATCgaatgatgaagaagcctatttgaaattattggatCAAACCAAAGATACAAGAATTACTCAATTGTTAAAGCAAACTAACACATTTTTAGATTCTTTAGCTCAAGCTGTTAGAGTACAACAAAATGAAgccaaattattaaaaggtGAAGAAATTACTCCAATAACAGATGaagaaagagaaaaaatcGATTATTATGAAGTTGCTCATCaagttaaagaaaaaattgaaaaacaaCCTTCAATTTTAGTCGGTGGTACGCTAAAGGAATATCAGCTTCGTGGGTTGGAATGGATGGTATCATTATATAACAATAGCTTAAATGGTATCCTAGCAGATGAAATGGGGTTAGGTAAAACTATTCAATCTATCTCGTTAATTACTCATCTTTTTGAAGTAAAGAAAGATCCTGGCCCATTTTTAGTTATAGTTCCATTATCCACAATTACTAATTGGAcattagaatttgaaaaatgggCACCAAGCTTAAGaactattatttataagGGAACTCCAAATCAAAGACGTTCTTTACAGCCTCATATCAGGACTGGTGATTTTGATGTATTATTAACTACttatgaatatattattaaagatcGTGCATTATTAGCTAAACATGATTGGGCACATATGATTATTGATGAAGGTCATAGAATGAAGAATGCTCAATCTAAATTATCATATACTATTACTCATTATTATCGTACAAGAAATAGATTAATTTTAACAGGTACACCATTACAAAACAATTTACCTGAATTATGggcattattaaattttgtattACCTAAGATTTTCAATTCTGCTAAGACATTTGATGAATGGTTTAATACACCATTTGCTAATACAGGTGGacaagaaaaattggaattaaCAGAAGAAGAAACGTTATTGATTATTAGAAGATTGCATAAAGTGTTAAGACCATTCTTATTACGTCGTTTAAAGAAAGAAGTGGAAAAAGATTTACCTGATAAGGTGGAAAAAGTGATTAAATGTAAATTATCTGGATTACAACAACAGCTATATGAACAAATGTTAAAGCACAATGCATTATTTGTTGGTGCAGGTACAGAAGGTGCTACTAAAGGTGGTATTAAAGgtttgaataataagatTATGCAATTGAGAAAGATTTGTAATCATCCATTTGTATTTGATGAAGTAGAAAGTGTTATTAATCCATCAAagactaataataatttattatttagagTCTCTggtaaatttgaattattagatagGGTATTACCTAAATTAAAGGCTTCGGGGCATCGTGTTTTGATGTTTTTCCAAATGACTCAAGTTATGGATATTATGGAAGATTTCTTAAGAATGAAACAATTACAATATATGAGATTAGACGGTAGTACTAAAGCCGAGGAAAGAACCGAAATGTTGAATGATTTCAATGCTCCAAATTCTGAATACTTCTGTTTCTTATTGTCTACAAGAGCTGGTGGGTTAGgtttaaatttacaaaCTGCTGATACAGTTATTATCTTTGATACAGATTGGAATCCACATCAAGATTTGCAAGCTCAAGATCGTGCACATAGAATTGgtcaaaaaaatgaagttCGTATCTTGAGATTAATCACAACTGATTCTGTGGAAGAAGTTATTTTAGAGAGAGCTATGCAAAAATTAGATATTGATGGTAAAGTTATTCAAGCTGGTAAGTTCGATAATAAATCTACAGCTGATGAACAAGAAGCATTTTTAAGAAGACTATTAGAGAATGATAGTAATagagatgatgatgataaagCAGAAAtggatgatgaagaattgaatGAAGTATTAGCTCGTGGTGATGATGAGAAAGTACTATTTGATAAGATGGATAAAGAAAGAATTGAcaaagaaattttagaagCCAAGAAGTTGGGATTAAAAGAACGTATGCCTCgattaattgaattggaTGAATTACCTAGTGtctttaaagaaaatattgaagatcATCTTGTTCAAGAACCGGTTGCCATTGGACGAATTAGAGAAAGGAAAAGAGTTTATTACGATGATGGGTTAACTGAAGATCAATTTTTAAGAGCCGTGGAAGATGAGAACCATACATTGGAAGAAGCTATTGCTAGAAAACGTCAGAGAAGAAACAGACAAAACGGGGGAGAAAATGGTGAGATTGGTACATTGGAGAATACTCCAGTACCTGAAGGTGAAGacgaagatgaagaagatgaagaagcacaagaagaagaagaagaagaagaagaagaagaagaagaagaagaatatgTAGAAGTTGAGAATCGTACACCTGAAAAGAAACGTCGTGGTAGAAGGAAAGGTAAGGCCACCGCCAGTAGCAATAGTAGTAATGGTGATGGTAGTGACGAACAATTGAAGAATGACATTGTCAAATTAAAAGTCAATATCAAcatgaaaatgaatatgaGTGACAGCAATAGCCATAGCCATGGTAGTACTACTAACGAGGAGGTGAACGATATGGATGAGAATGAGAGTATTTCATCTACCAATGGACAAGGGGATGCAGAAGCGGAGACCGAGGGAGCAATTGTAGAGGAGAATAAGAAAACGAAACCTAAATTCAAAGTGAAGTTGACCTTAAAGAAACATACAGCTGCACCTGCACAAGACTCGAAAggtaatgataatgataatacgACTACGACTACGACTGCCACTACCACTGACACTGCCACTACCACTACCACTACCACTACCGCTACTACTGCGCCTGTAGTGAAGAAAGCTAAGAGAGGTAGACCAAAGAGGAAATTAGAACCCAAACTGGAAGAAGTGGAAAATGCGACGACAACGACAACTACAACGACAGAACAACCGGCACTGAAAAAATCACGTAAGAACCGCGGGAtgactaaaaaaaatgatgtTCAAATagcagaagaagaattaaagaaCGAGTGTGTGGAACTACTGAACTCGATGGGTGAAGTGGTCGATGAAGAAGACCAACACGAATGTATAGGGATATTTATGAAATTACCATCCAAGAAAGAATATCCTGATTATTACAAGATTATTAAGACCCCTGTCAGCATCGATCTTTTAAAGAAGAAGGCCAGGAAAAACGAATACAAGAGTTTGAAAGAATTGCAAGACGATTTACAAGTTATGTATGATAACGCCAGGTTTTATAACGAGGAAGGATCTTGGGTGTATAACGATGCAAACAGATTACAAGCCTTTACTGATAAATGGTTTCAAAATAGAAATGATCTGAAACATTCATAA
- the MET18 gene encoding Met18p (similar to Saccharomyces cerevisiae MET18 (YIL128W); ancestral locus Anc_2.233): protein MIDLTKSVEEFVINYNLNEAKSEEESLKISNSFQENQFKLIEFIKAVGDLITSPDQLNRQKGLDLMGRVLSNLSSDKLKLNETTLLFTFFQDKLNDEFTLKETFVALNSLALMQNISIVDILNTLKLLSKVYSPTNFLAPIRYLSFTLLRSILNQFESEFVNNKSYSQAFIKAFIKIATAEKDPRNLLISFQINKDITTKLNEYSKEFKEDLFDVVFCYFPITFKPPKNDPYKITNYDLKLALRNAISASPLYAEDAFSNLTDRLSASSQNVKSDTLATIQACIENFGGAYCLNEWLPLWNALKFELMHNADGGEVGLVIPKGTSIEQSVADLSPHQLALNVMKALSVTLLNYNEEAYDKFFKHVLDELKPNFTYNKDLKQSCSLLAAIASASIETFNKVIKETVPLFLEETSELEKLKLIIMNLSFFFDAYINVFGSETLTKDSAKVPANELGSLKDDILMLLSKALTGSSKSEITLRTLSVVQFTKLVKMKDFLDKEEVALVVQYISESILTDSNVNIYCACLEGLKLISDVYENVVYEVCLKEFLRLIPEDPSEGIKVLDEDVERETILKVILDFTTSRHCLVKESIIGLSHKLFSVVKYENSKLDCFMIISTIFSLFENNFAQFDEETADSIKTEIEPLMIKSALNYPTLMDDNYNLLLLANTLFFINLKISKTNSTTELSKIVNLFIVEQNILETPSRLVILFVKLLSSLDKECEFSQANEIVTKVLYLLKDNNSKITEFEKLGYLELLALISNKWLCDKEVLAHCNFVDNSPSNLELLIWLCKGLTMRNSNNASRFYDLFISLLSSSDIGLYVSKCFEIFVIDLSSFQKYKGVTWTNNVNILYKQKLFSDIFKRLVTLYQSSTEMYIKRNCLTALSLILRHTSSKLIEPYMLELFPLLLQALEMQDSEVKASALESIKAAAEKHSKLIVEHFDTIVPLLLTSVSPEQYNNLNVRLYSLQLLELLTYNVPLNYLTKYKEKILSCLVQPLGDKKRIVRKQCVVTRQAYFELGKATPQIAQHGGHA, encoded by the coding sequence ATGATAGACTTAACTAAAAGTGTGGAAGAGTTTGTTATAAACTATAACTTAAATGAAGCTAAAAGTGAAGAAGAATCATTAAAGATTAGTAACTCTTTCCAAGAGAATCAGTTTAAGCTGATAGAATTTATCAAAGCAGTAGGTGACTTAATCACTTCACCTGATCAACTGAACAGACAAAAAGGACTTGATTTAATGGGAAGAGTGTTATCTAATTTATCCTCCGACAAGCTAAAACTTAATGAGACTACTCTATTGTTCactttttttcaagataAATTGAACGATGAGTTTACACTAAAGGAAACATTCGTTGCCCTAAACTCCTTAGCTTTAATGCAAAACATTAGCATcgttgatattttaaataccttaaaattattgagCAAAGTCTATTCTCCAACTAATTTTTTAGCGCCAATAAGATATTTGTCATTTACATTACTTAGAAgtattttaaatcaatttgaaTCTGAATTCGTTAATAACAAATCGTATTCACAGGCATTTATCAAGGCTTTTATCAAGATTGCAACAGCAGAAAAAGATCcaagaaatttattgatatcatttcaaattaataaagatatcacaacaaaattaaatgaatattctaaagaatttaaggaagatttatttgatgttGTTTTCTGTTATTTCCCAATAACTTTTAAACCACCTAAGAATGATCCTTACAAAATTACGAACTATGATCTAAAATTAGCATTGAGAAATGCAATTTCTGCATCACCACTATATGCAGAAGATGCATTTAGTAACTTAACTGATAGATTAAGTGCTTCTTCACAAAATGTTAAATCTGATACTTTAGCTACAATTCAGGCCTGTATCGAAAATTTTGGTGGTGCATATTGTCTAAATGAATGGCTACCTTTATGGAATGCCTTAAAATTTGAACTCATGCACAATGCTGATGGGGGTGAAGTAGGATTAGTAATCCCAAAGGGAACAAGTATAGAGCAATCAGTGGCTGACTTGTCACCTCACCAATTGGCCTTAAATGTTATGAAAGCACTATCTGTTAccttattaaattataatgaagAAGCCTATGATAAGTTTTTCAAACATGTGTTAGATGAGTTAAAGCCAAATTTTACATACAATAAGGATTTAAAACAAAGTTGTAGCTTGCTAGCTGCAATTGCCAGTGCTTCAATCGAAacatttaataaagttaTTAAGGAGACAGTACCATTGTTTTTAGAAGAAACATCTGAgttagaaaaattgaaactaATTATCAtgaatttatcatttttcttCGACGCATATATTAATGTGTTTGGTTCTGAAACCTTAACAAAAGATTCAGCAAAAGTTCCTGCAAATGAATTGGGTAGCCTAAAggatgatattttaatgctTTTAAGTAAAGCATTAACCGGCAGTTCCAAGTCTGAAATTACATTAAGGACTTTATCGGTCGTTCAGTTTACTAAATTAGTTAAAATGAAAGATTTTTTGGATAAAGAAGAAGTAGCATTAGTTgttcaatatatttcagAGAGCATTCTAACAGATTCAAatgttaatatttattgtgCTTGCTTAGAAGggttgaaattaataagtGATGTTTATGAAAATGTGGTGTATGAAGTTTGCTTAAAGGAATTTTTACGCTTAATTCCAGAAGATCCCTCTGAAGGTATAAAAGTGTTAGATGAAGACGTGGAAAGGGAGACAATCTTAAAAGTAATATTAGATTTCACTACATCTCGTCATTGCCTTGTTAAAGAAAGTATTATTGGCCTATCTCACAAACTATTCAGTGTTGTTAAGTATGAGAACTCCAAATTGGATTGCTTTATGATAATATCTACTATTTTCTCTTTATTCGAAAATAACTTTGCTcaatttgatgaagaaacTGCTGATTCAATAAAGACAGAAATTGAACcgttaatgataaaatcaGCCCTTAACTATCCAACTCTAATGGATGATAACTAtaatttacttttattagcgaatactttatttttcattaatttaaagatttcaaaAACAAACTCCACTACCGAACTTTCTAAAATAGTTAATCTTTTTATTGTTGAACAAAATATACTAGAAACACCTAGTAGATTGGTCATACTATTTGTCAAATTGCTAAGTTCTCTGGATAAAGAATGCGAATTCTCACAAGCAAATGAAATAGTGACTAAAGTActatatttattgaaagaCAACAATTCAAAGATTAcagaatttgaaaagttAGGTTATCTAGAGCTGTTGGCattaatatcaaataaatgGTTATGTGATAAGGAAGTTTTAGCACATTGCAATTTTGTTGACAATTCTCCTTCCAATTTAGAATTACTCATCTGGTTATGTAAAGGTTTAACAATGagaaattctaataatgcCTCAAGATTTTATGACCTTTTCATCTCTTTATTATCTTCCTCTGATATTGGTTTATATGTGTCTAAATGCTTCgaaatatttgttattgATTTAAGCTCCttccaaaaatataaaggtGTAACTTGGACCAATaatgttaatattttatataaacaGAAGCTATTCAGCGACATTTTCAAGAGACTTGTAACACTATATCAATCCTCAACAGAAATGTACATCAAGAGAAATTGTCTGACAGCATTATCCCTTATCTTAAGACATACTTCAAGCAAACTGATAGAACCTTACATGCTAGAACTATTCCCACTTCTTTTACAAGCTTTGGAAATGCAAGATTCAGAAGTTAAAGCATCTGCATTAGAATCAATTAAAGCTGCTGCTGAAAAGCATAGCAAATTAATTGTCGAACATTTTGACACTATTGTTCCCTTACTATTGACTTCAGTGTCTCCAGAACAGTACAATAACCTTAATGTCAGATTGTATTCACTTCAATTACTTGAACTTCTAACTTATAACGTTCCTTTAAACTATTtgacaaaatataaagaaaaaattctaaGCTGTCTAGTCCAGCCATTAGGTGATAAGAAACGTATTGTTAGAAAACAATGTGTTGTTACGAGACAAGCTTATTTTGAGCTCGGAAAGGCAACACCACAAATTGCTCAACATGGCGGCCATGCATAA
- the ASG1 gene encoding Asg1p (similar to Saccharomyces cerevisiae ASG1 (YIL130W); ancestral locus Anc_2.231) — protein MEIKNSPSSTANSIPSKNSATQIKQEHQPEIGTTTPIHTTLNIHSINSNTQGNPIQLKRRRVTRACDECRKKKVKCDGQQPCIHCTVYSYECTYNQPSTRRNNSNSSTPISTMVNSHSMTNLTMMSNQSNTNSNINKKSTHCNKRLNNVKLNEQLNKYKLLFNELFPKLSNELNSNIDNLDLPTFLQIYHNFNSFNNKTSNNNYILNDIAEEYLIIAKTHTQSTSTNNNFTTNNGSSLHTEPSSVSLNSEASELNSSNSTEFNSIGREIKILLPPKPIALQFLKTAWEECCVLLRFYHRPSFIQQFDDLYETDPENYTQLQMQFLPLCYSTMAVGALFSKSMRNHKSTNNFLQDEGYKYFVAARKLIDITNARDLNSIQTILMLFIFLQCSARLSTCYSYIGVALRSALREGLHRVIPTNKIGTGTDSRFNCIEIEMRKRLFYTIYKLDIYVNAMLGLPRSISPNDFDQSLPFDLSDENITKDEIFFDRQNNVLSSAGIANQHTKLMMIFDSIITELYPIKKTSKFFISHDSITNFELKLNHWLNNLPIELKNLYTQDVQLDKLNKNKNNGKDGGGDDDDDNIPSKYERANNLLHLSFFHVQIILYRPFIHYLSKNVQINSNPDPLSIKRAKNSIIVSRNALKLANKMLMKNFLTGSYWYGIYTIFFAVASLLYYIHEVKPENDLELKEYKEIIKEAEEGRKIVIILKDSSMAANRTYNLLDKLFEKLNLKTIRLSCMQFDSSQQQQQQQQQQQQQQQQQNGFTQQQVMFQQQNIMSQQQPMDSQNINQPTRRGLQNDMLSNNTQLPIYQNNNNNNSMSNVFQPTTQIYEPNAYMQNNVVNTSMPIKNLNLNRNLNTIHDNNIVDPETFNSILTGYNLGDYINSISNHNSNTASPQIIPPLMTPSNMASTTSNTPNVMPQNVDPSNSNSNSYFPNVNTLNINSDINQNITLNSNTNINTEKNIGESQLLDQLFESYLPQLNNNTHSSNNSNNTNNSNLNV, from the coding sequence atggaaattaaaaattcacCTTCAAGTACTGCTAATTCAATACCAAGCAAAAATAGTGCCACTCAAATAAAACAAGAACATCAACCGGAGATAGGTACTACAACCCCGATCCATACCACGTTAAATATCCATAGCATTAATTCAAACACCCAAGGTAATCCAATACAGTTGAAGAGAAGAAGAGTCACAAGAGCTTGCGATGAATgtagaaagaaaaaagtcAAATGTGATGGTCAACAACCTTGTATCCATTGTACCGTATATTCTTATGAATGTACCTATAACCAACCTTCCACAAGAAGAaacaatagtaatagttCCACTCCGATCTCCACAATGGTGAATTCCCATTCAATGACTAATTTGACCATGATGTCGAATCAATCCAATACAAAttccaatattaataaaaaatccACACATTGTAATAAAAGATTGAATAATGTTAAATTGAatgaacaattaaataaatacaaattgTTATTCAACGAGTTGTTCCCCAAATTATCCAACGAACTTAATAGTAATATCGATAATTTGGATTTACCAActtttttacaaatttatcataattttaattcatttaataataagacgtcaaataataattatatcttAAATGATATAGCTGAAGAATATCTTATCATTGCCAAGACTCATACTCAATCGACATCCACCAATAACAATTTCACAACCAACAACGGTTCATCATTACACACTGAACCATCATCGgtttcattaaattcaGAAGCCTctgaattaaattcttccaATTCAACTGAATTTAATTCCATTGGaagagaaattaaaatattattaccacCAAAACCAATCGCtttacaatttttgaaaactGCTTGGGAAGAATGTTGTGTATTGTTGAGATTCTATCATAGACCTTCATTTATTCAACaatttgatgatttatATGAAACAGATCCTGAAAACTATACTCAATTACAAATGCAATTCTTACCTCTATGTTATTCCACAATGGCTGTGGGtgcattattttctaaatcaatGAGAAATCATAAATctacaaataatttcttgCAAGATGAAGgttacaaatattttgttgcAGCAAGAAAATTGATCGATATTACCAATGCAAGAGATTTGAATTCCATTCAAACTATTCTAAtgttattcatttttttacaatGTTCCGCAAGATTATCTACATGTTATTCTTATATCGGTGTAGCATTACGTTCAGCTTTGAGAGAAGGTCTTCATAGAGTTATAccaacaaataaaattggtACTGGTACTGATTCAAGATTCAATtgtattgaaattgaaatgaggaaaagattattttataCCATTTATAAATTAGACATATATGTTAATGCCATGTTGGGTTTACCAAGATCGATCTCACCAAACGATTTCGATCAAAGTTTACCCTTTGATTTATCGGATGAAAACATTACAAAGGATGAAATTTTCTTCGATAGACAAAATAATGTTCTTTCCTCTGCTGGTATTGCAAATCAACACacaaaattaatgatgattttTGATTCCATTATTACAGAATTATATCCAATTAAAAAGACAAgcaaattctttatttctcatgattcaattacaaatttcgaattgaaattaaatcattggttaaataatttaccCATTgagttgaaaaatttatatactCAAGATGTTCAATtggataaattaaataaaaataaaaataatggcAAAGATGGTGgtggtgatgatgatgatgataacaTTCCAAGTAAATATGAAAGagcaaataatttattgcatttatctttttttcatgtccaaattattctttataGACCTTTCATCCATTATCTTTCTAAAAACGttcaaattaattcaaatccTGATCCACTATCCATTAAAAGAGCTAAAAATTCAATCATAGTTTCAAGAAATGCTTTAAAATTAGCAAACAAAAtgttgatgaaaaattttctaacAGGTTCTTATTGGTATGGTATTTATACTATTTTCTTTGCTGTGGCTTcgttattatattatatccATGAAGTTAAACCtgaaaatgatttagaattgaaagaatataaagaaattattaaagaagcTGAAGAAGGTAGGAAAAttgttataatattaaaagattcaAGTATGGCGGCTAATAGAACCTATAACCTTCTAGACAAGttgtttgaaaaattaaatttgaaaacaaTAAGATTATCTTGTATGCAATTTGATTCTTcgcaacaacaacagcagcagcagcagcagcaacaacaacaacagcaacaacagAATGGTTTCACTCAACAACAAGTTATGTTCCAACAGCAAAATATAATGTCACAACAGCAGCCTATGGACtcacaaaatattaaccAACCAACTAGAAGAGGTCTTCAAAATGATATGCTTTCCAATAATACACAACTACCtatatatcaaaataataacaataataatagtatgtCAAATGTTTTTCAACCTACTACTCAAATATATGAACCAAATGCATATATGCAAAACAATGTAGTTAATACTTCCATGcctataaaaaatttgaatttgaatagAAATCTGAACACTATACacgataataatattgttgATCCAGAAACTTTTAATAGTATCTTGACAGGATATAATTTAGGTGATTACATCAATAGCATCTCTAATCATAACTCCAATACTGCTTCTCCACAGATCATTCCCCCCTTGATGACTCCTTCAAATATGGCTAGCACTACTTCTAATACTCCAAATGTAATGCCTCAAAATGTTGATCCttccaattcaaattcaaatagttACTTCCCAAATGTTAATACTTTGAACATAAATTCAGACAtcaatcaaaatattactcTGAACTCTAACACGAATATTAACACagagaaaaatattggGGAATCTCAACTATTAGATCAATTATTTGAGAGCTATCTACctcaattgaataataatacacactcatctaataattctaataacactaataatagtaaCCTCAATGTTTAA